A stretch of DNA from Bacillus sp. NP157:
CATGGCCGGGGTGGTGTCGCCGGGCTTGAGCGAAGACACCGCGTCGGCGAACGCCGGCGGCACTTCGTCGAGGCGGCGCCAGCCCAGGTCACCGCCCTCGAGGGCGTCGGGGGCGTCGGAATAACGGATGGCGGCGGCGTTGAAGTCCATGCCGCCCTTGACGGCCTTGATCGCTTCCTCGGCCTTGGCCTGGGCTGCCGCGATGTCGTTCGCGCCGCCTTCGGCCGGGGTGCTGACCTGGATGTGCGCCAGGTGCACCTCACCGGCCTTGTAGGTCGGGCTGGCCAGCAGGTTGTTCACTTCGGCGTCGGTCACCGTGACCTGGTCGCGGACGACGCTCTCATGCAGCTTCTGGGTGATCAGCTGGTCGGACAGCTGCGAACGGAAGGCGGCGAAGCCCATGCCGTCCTGCTCGACCGCGCCACGCAGCTGGTCGGGCGTCATCTTGTTCTGCTGGGCCACGTTGGCGACGGCCTGGTCCACGTCCTGGTCGGTCACGTGGATGTTCTGGTCGCCGGCGCGCTGGACCTGCAGCTTCATGAGGATGAGGCGGTCGAGCACCTGGCGGGCCAGGACGTCTTGCGGCGGCAGCTGGCCGGGATTGGCGGCGTACTGCTTGACGACGGCGTTCATCGCCTCGTTCAGCTCGCTCTGCAGGATGACGTCGTCCTCCACCACCGCCACGATGCGGTCGATCGAGCCATTGCCCATGGCGGCGCCGGCCTGGGCCGGCTGGGCCTGCGGCATGAGCTGGGCGTGGGCGACGGGTACGGCCGCGAGGACGGCAGCGGCGAGCACGGAGTAAACGAGGATCTGCTTCATCGAATAGGGAGCCCGGGGCGCTCGCCCCACTTATTGATAGCCAAGGATAGCACGCCGCAGGTACTGGCCCGACTGGGGGTTCAGGGAGCCCAGCCCCTTGAATTCCAGCTCGAACATGATCGCGTTGTTGGTCCGCCGGGTGTAATCCTGGACGTAGTGGCGGCCCAGGATACGGAAGGCGACGCAGCAGCTGTCGTATTCGACGCCCGCGGTCGCTTCCAGCGTGCGGTGGGAGAACGCGAACGAGGTGAAGTTGATGCCGTCGGCGGTCACCGGCACGATGTCGCGGCGGGCAAACACCCAGCGCGCCAGGGCGCGCCAGCGTTCCGACACGGGGTAGACCACGGACGTGTCGAATTGTTCCATGACGTTGCGGCGGTAGCGGTACGAGAAGTTCAGCACGCCGTCGCCCTTGATCCGGCGCTGGATCTGCACCGTGGCCAGGTCGGTGTCATGGCCCTGCAGCCCGTACTGGCCGTTGTCGGGATTGGGGTAGATGCGGGCCTTGTCGTTCGGGTTCCACTGGTACGCGCTGTTAAGCCGCCACTTGTCGTTGAGCTGGATGGCAAACTGGGCCACGTAGTCCGACCCGTTGTAGTCGGTGGGCAGCACGCCCGGCATCTGCACTTTCTGGTCGGTCAGGTAGCGGATCTGGCCGATACCCGCCGAGACGCGTTCCACGCCGTTGTCGTCGAGCAGGCGGCTGGTAAGCGCCAGGGTGACGTTGTTGGCGTCCATCTGGCGGTCGGCGCCGGCGAAGCGATTGGTGGTGAACAGCTGCCAGAAATCGAACGACATCTCGTTGGTGTCGAAAGCAGGCAGGTTGTTCTGGTTGCGGTAGGGCACGTACAGGTAATACAGGCGCGGCTCGAGCGTCTGGGTGTAGTCGGTGCCGAACATGCGCGTGGCGCGGTCGAAGACCAGTCCGGTGTCGAGGCTTGCGATGGGCAGGGCACGCGTCGGCGTACGGTCGGGGTAGGCCGTCTTGTCGTTGCCGTTATCCAGCTGGTAGCCGGTGAAGCGGTATTCCAGACGCGGGCGCACGAACCAGGCCGGGCCGCCGAAATCGGCGGCAAGATAGGGAGCGAGGTCGAGGCGGTTGCCGTCGATCTGACCAGGCGCCTTGTCCAGCTTGCGGAAGGCCACGGCCTCGGTGTCCGCGCCGAAATCCAGCCAGGAGTTCACGGGTACGTCGAGGTTGAACGTGGCACGCGGCCAGCGACGGTACGGTGCCACGTAGTTGGGCAGGCCGGGATCGACGTTCTGGTAATCATCCGCGCCCAACGCGGCGCTCCAGTACTTGCCGCCCTTCGATACGTACACGCTCGAGGTCAGGATGCCTACTGCAGAGGTGTAGAGATCGTTGCCGAAGTCGCGAAAGTATTCATTGTCAGACGCACGGTTGATGTTGGCCGACAGCGTGAAGCCGTCGCCGAGCGCCGTGTTGTTCGTGATCTGGGCCAGGTAACGCTGCTTGGAGTTACCGCGGTCGCCAAACTGCGAGAAATCCGTATCCGTGCCCTTGTCGTTGCCCAGGTACTCCACGTAGAACGTGCCGTTCGACTTCGGCAGCAGGTAGCGGAATTCCGCGCCGAGCATCGGGCCGCGCTCGGTGTAGTAGCGCGGCGTCACCGTGGCGTCGTAGTTCGGCGCCAGGTTGAAATAGTACGGGATCGACAGGTACGTGCCCGAGTGGCTCGACGAGCCGAACGTCGGGTAGAGGAAGCCGCTCTTGCGCCGGTCGTCCAGCGGGAAGGTGAAATAGGGCAGGTACATGAAGGGCACGCCCTTGAAGCGCATGGTGGCGCTCCGGGCCACGCCGACGCCGGTGTCCTTGTTCAGGTCGACCGTCTTGGCGCGGAATTCCCACTGGTGCTTGCCCACGTCGCACGTGGAGTAGGTGGCCAGGCGCATGCGCCCGTGCATCGGGTCGGTCACCTTTGCGTGGTCGGCCACGCCGTTGCCGCGCGACTGCAGCAGCTGGTAGGTGACGTTGTCGGCGTCGCCCTGGTTCGGCGTGGTGGTGCCGGTCATGCGGTCGGCACGCAGCAGCATGCCGGCTTCCTGGTAGCGCACGTTGCCCTTGGCGTCGTACGCGGTGGAGTCCGCGTTGTAGGTCACGTCCTCGGCCTGGAGCACCTGGTCGGCACGCTGCAGGCGCACGCCGCCAGTCATGTGGTAGAGGTTCGGCTCGGGTGTTTCGACCTTCACGCCCTGGGTGGCGTTGATGTTCGACACCGTGTCGGTCACCGCGGTGTCGCGCAGCGTGGTGTCCTTGGTGATGGTCGGATCGTAGAAATCCAGCATCGCGTTGGGGCTGCACTGCAGGTAGCTGACCGGCCGCGGCGCGCAGACGAAGGAGCCCAGCTTGCAGGTCTCGACTTCGGTGGCCGCGGTCGGCGAAGGCGCGGGCGATGCCGTAGGCGTGGTGCCGGCCGACGGGGTCGACTGGGCCTGGGCTTGCCAGGCGGTGGCGGAAACGACGATGGCGATGGCGCTCGCCAGCAGGCGGCGTTTAGGCAGGATGCTGATGCGAGGCGTCACGGGCGGGGTCTTGTCCGTTGCAAAGGCCGCCAACTTAGCAGAATCACCGCCTGCATCGCACGATGGCACTCCACGCATAAGCTCGAACCCCTGGCGAGGGCAGGGCGGTGATCGCCGTGCCGGTCCGCCGAGCTTACACCGCCGGGTCAGCCGCGCGGGCGCCGTTCGTGCTGCCAGAGCACCTCGCCGTGGCCGCTGCGACGTGCAAGGACGCGGGCCAGGACGAACAGTAAGTCTGAAAGGCGGTTCAGGTAACGCTGTGCTTCCGGGCGCACTTCTTCGACGCGGGCCAGCGCGACCACGTCGCGTTCGGCACGCCGGCAGACGGTGCGGGCCACGTGGCAGGTGGCGGCGGGCATGCCACCGCCGGGCAGGATGAAATCCTTCAGGGCGGGCAGGTCGGCGTTGAAGCCGTCGAGCACCGCTTCAAGGCGGTCGATGTCCTTCGCCTGGACCATGGCCATGCCGGGGATGCACAGCTCGCCGCCGAGGTCGAACAGTTCGTGCTGGACCTGGACCAGCACCTCGCGGACGTCGTCGTCGGTGCCCTCGCAGGCGATGACCACGCCGAGCGCGCTGTTCAGCTCGTCCACGGTGCCGTAGGCGGTGACCCGCAGGGAATCCTTGCCGGTGCGGCTGCCATCGCCGAGGCCGGTGCTGCCGTCGTCGCCGGTGCGCGTATAGATTTTCGAGAGTCGGTTACCCATCGGCCGAGTTTAGCGTGCGGCGACCCGCCGCACCCGCGGCGCCTTCACCTTGCGGCGTTATCATCGGCGGATGAGCCCTGCATCCCCCATCCTCATCGTCGGCGGCGGCCTGGTCGGCGCCAGCCTCGCCATTGCCCTGGACGCCGCCGGCATCCCGGCCACGCTGGTCGAGGCCACCGCCCCGCGCGTCGCCGACCAGCCGAGCTACGACGAGCGCAACCTCGCGCTGGCCCGCGCCACGGTCAACGGCCTGGACGCGATCGGCGTGTGGGAGTTCGCCCGTGCCACGCCGATCACGCACATCCATACAAGCCGTGCCGGCGATTTCGGTAGCGTGCGGATGGATGCGGCGACGGAAGGCGTCGATGCGCTGGGCTGGACCCTGCCGGCGCGCGAGCTTGGCGAGGCCTTGCTGCGGCGGCTCGACACCTGTCGGTTGCTGACCCGGATGGCGCCTGCACGGGTGGAGCGGATCGAACCGGTGGAGGGCGGCTGGCTGGCGACGATCAGCGGCGCCGAGGGCAGCACCCAGGTGCGCAGCCCCCTGATCGTAGGGGCGGACGGCACGCAGTCGGGCATCCGTGCCCAGCTGGGCATCGCGACGCGCGAGTACGACTATGCGCAGGCGCTGTTCGTCAGCACGATGATGCCCGCGCGCGATCCGCAAGGACGTGCGTTCGAACGCTTCACCGACGAGGGCCCGGTGGCGGTCCTGCCGCTGGCCGAGCGGCGCATCGGCGTGGTGCTGACGGTGTCGGCCGACCGCGCCGACGAGGTGGCCGCGCTGGACGACAATGCCTTCGCAGCCTTTGCGCAGGAGCGCTTCGGCTGGCGGCTTGGCCGGCTGTCCCGCCCCGGCAAGCGGGTGCCTTACCCGATCCGCCGGGTCGCCGCGGAAGTCCTTACGAGCGACCGCGCCGTGCTGGTCGGCAATGCCGCGCAGACCGTGCATCCGATCGGCGCGCAGGGTTTCAACCTCGGCCTGCGCGATGCGCTGACGCTGGCCGAGCTGGTCGCCGCGGGCGGCGATCCGGGTGACGCGGCCCTGCTGGCCGAGTATGCGAAACGGCGTGCGCCGGATCGCGAGGGGACGATGGCGATGAGCCACGGCCTCGTTCGCCTGGCGTGCCTGGAGCAGCCCTTGCTCGGTCCGCTGCGTTCGCTGGCGATGCTCGCGCTGGATCGCGTGCCGCCGTTGCGCCATGCGCTGTCGCGCCGTGGGATGGGTTTCCGCGAGAACGCGCCGTTTGCCGTGCGGGAGAAAACGCCGTGAGCGAGGCCTGGAACGGCAACGAATCGACGCGTCGTCGCGGCGGCTTGCTCGACATCGCGGTGGTGGGTGGTGGCATGGTCGGTGCGGCCGCGGCGCTTGCGCTGGCGCGCTCCGGCTTCAGCGTGGCACTGGTGGATGCGCGTGAACCCGCGGCGTGGTCGGCGGCGAATGAAGTCGACCTGCGCGTGGTCGGGCTTGCCCCGTCGTCGCTACGCCTGCTCGACGAACTGGGTGTATGGCATCGCATCCGCGAAGCCCGCGCGTCGGCGTACGAGCGCATGGTGGTGTGGGACGCGGAGAATGGCGCCACGCTGCATTTCGACGCGGCCGACGAGGGCCGCGACGTGCTTGGCTATATCGTCGAGAACAATCTGGTCCAGGCGGTGCTGTGGCAGGCGCTGGAGGATGCCGGCGTGCGCCGCATCGTACCGGCCGAAGTGACCGGTTACAGCATGCGCGAGGACCGCGCGCAGCTCGAACTCGCCGATGGCCAGCTATTGTCGGCCCGGCTCGTGGTCGCCGCCGACGGCGCGGAATCGCCGCTGCGCAGCATGGTCGGCATCGGTACGCAGGGGCGCGATTACGCCCAGCGTGGCGTCGTCGCCCACGTGGCCACCTCGCGGCCGCACGAGCGGACCGCGTGGCAGCGTTTCCTGCCGGGCGGCCCGCTGGCGTTCCTGCCACTGGCGGATGGCCGCAGCTCCATCGTCTGGTCGTTGCCGGAAGATGAGGCACGCCGCGTGCTCGCCCTGGACGACGATGCCTTCCGCGATGCGCTTGGCGTCGCCAGCGATTACCGGCTTGGGCCGATCGAACGGGTCACGGCGCGCGCCGCCTTCCCGTTGCGCCTGAAGCTGGCCGATCGCTATGAAGTCGGCCGGCTGGTGCTGCTTGGCGATGCCGCGCATGCGGTGCATCCGCTGGCCGGGCAGGGCGTGAACCTCGGCCTGCGTGACGTGGCCGAGTTGCGCGACACGCTGGTCGAGGCCCGCGAGGCGGGCCGCGATTTCGCCGCGACGCATGTCCTGCGCCGCTACGCACGCCGCCGGCGCAGCGCTGACGAGCTGGACGCGCGTTCGTTCGATGCGCTGGCGCGGGTCTATGCGTGGCAGGCCGCGCCGCTGGTTGCCGCGCGTGGGGTGGGGGTTCGGGTGCTCGACCGCCTCGCGCCGTTGAAGCGTCGGTTGATGCGGCACGCGGCTGGGGGTTGAAGAGTGGAGCGTACCGAGTAAAGAGTAACGAGTAGCGGGGCAGGGGCACGGGCGTGTGGCGAATCGCTGGTGCGGGCGGGGGCGGGGATCGGGCTATGCTTCGGTAACCTTCCGTGGAGATATGCCGATGCGCCGCAGTCTGCTTGCTTTGTCGTTGCTGGCCCTGGGTTTCGTCGGGGGCGCCCACGCGGCGATGGTCGCCAAGCCGGTCCAGTGGACCGACAAGGGCGTGACGTACAAGAGTTTCCTGGTTTACGACGACGCCGTGAAGGCGAAGCGTCCGGGCCTGCTGATGGTGCCGAACTGGTTTGGCGTCAACGACATGGCGGTGGCGAAGGCGAAGGAGATCGCCGGCAAGGATTACGTGATCCTGCTGACCGATATGTACGGTGGCGAGACCCGGCCGAAGAGCACGGACGAGGCAGGTGCGGCGGTGAAGCCGCTCTATGGTGATCGCAAGATCATGCGCGAGCGCGTCACTCGCGCGTTCGACGAGCTGAAGGCGCAGGAGAAGAACGCGCCGATCGATCCGGCCCATCTCGCGGCGATTGGCTTCTGCTTCGGCGGTTCGGCCGTGCTCGACCTGGCCCGTACCGGTGCCGACGTCGCGGCCGTGGTGACCTTCCATGGCCTGCTGTCCGACGATTCGAAGCTGGGTTCGAAGCTGCACGCCAGCGTGCTTGCGCTCAATGGCGCGGACGATGCGAACGTGCCACCGGAACAGCGTGCCGGTTTCGAAACCGAGATGCGCGCGGCGAAGGTCGACTGGGCATCGGTCGATTATGGCAATGCGGTGCATTGCTTCACGGAGAAGGAAGCCACCGATGCCGCGGGCAACTGCCGCTACGACGGCAAGGTCGCCGCGCGGGCCTACACCGCGATGCGCGCGTGGCTGGCCGAAGCATTCAAGAAATAACGCAACATATTTGTAGGAGCGCGCCTGCGCGCGACCGGTATTCCACCATCAGCCCGATGGCATCAGCCCGTTGGAATTCCGGTTTTCAGGTCGACCGGTTGGAGTTCAGGTGGACCCGGTCGCGCGCAGGCGCGCTCCTACAAGTCCACCCCGTCCAGTCCGCTCAGAAGCGCCGTTCAACCGAATAATCAGCCAAAGCGGCCAACGCATCGCGATGCGCCGACGGCGGCAGGGCCGACAAGGCGTCTCGCGCGGCCACGGCATGGGTAACGGCCTTCGCATGCACGCGATCGAGCGCGCCGGAGTCGCGGATGGCGGCGACGATCCGATCGAGCGAGTCGAGGCCGCCGTGTTCGATGGCGTGGCGCAGGGATTTCAGCTGCTCCGGGTCGGCCGTCTGCATCGCGTAGATCAGCGGCAGGGTCGGCTTGCCTTCGGCGAGGTCGTCGCCGATGTTCTTGCCCAGCGTGTCCGCGTCCGAGACGTAATCGAGCAGGTCGTCGGCGATCTGGAAGGCGTAACCCAGCTCCATGCCGTAGCGGCGCAGGGCGGCGACCTGGTCGTCGGGCAGGGCACCCAGCACGCCGCCCAGTTCCGTGGCGGCGGCGAACAGCACCGCGGTCTTGCGTTCGATGACGGCGAGGTAAGCCGCCTCGTCGACGTCGGCGTTGCCGATGTTCAGCAGCTGCAGCACTTCGCCTTCGGCGATGGTGTTGGTGGTGTTGGCGAGGATGCGCATGATGCGCATGTCATCCAGTTCGACCATCAGCTGGAACGAGCGCGAGTAGAGGAAATCGCCGACCAGGACGCTGGCGGCGTTGCCCCACAACGCGTTCGCCGTCTTGCGGCCGCGGCGCATGTCGGATTCGTCCACCACGTCGTCGTGCAGCAGCGTCGAGGTGTGGATGAACTCGATGATGGCGGCGAGCTTGGCGTGTTCGGCGCCCTGGTAACCGGCCGCCCGGGCGGCGAGCACATGCAACATCGGGCGCAGGCGCTTGCCGCCGCCGGCGATGATGTGTTCCGCGATCTGGTTGATCAGTACGACGTCGGAGGACAGGCGATGCCGGATGAGGGCGTCGACCTCCCGCATGTCATCCGCCGCGAGGGTACGGACGGCGGTGAAGTCGATGGGGGTCTGGCTTTCGGCAATGGATGGCATGGGCCCGTCATGGATGCGGCAAATCAGCCCACATTATAGGGATGCCACCGTGTTTTGAATCGTCACGTTGCCGCGTCCGTATAATCCGCCGTGGCGCCGATGCCCGTCGCCGCAACCGGACCGAAGCCTAGGTGAGCCAGCTCAGCCCCCTGGAACGACGCAGCGCCCTGACCCTGGCCCTCGTGATCAGCCTGCGCCTGTTCGGACTGTTCCTCATCCTTCCCGTGTTTTCCGTGTACGCCCGGACCATGCCCGACGCGACGCCGTGGCTGATCGGCGTGGCCCTTGGCGTGTATGGCATTGGCCAGATGCTGTTGCAGGTACCGCTGGGCATGTTGTCCGACCGGATCGGGCGCAAGCCGGCGATCACCCTGGGCCTGGTGGTGTTCGCGCTGGGCGGGCTGGTCGCGGCGGGTTCGCATACGCTGGCGGGCATCGCCCTGGGCCGTGCCTTGCAGGGCATGGGCGCCGTGGCCGGTGCCGGAACCGCGCTGGCCGCGGACCTTACCTCGGACGAGAACCGTGGCAAGGTGATGGGCATCATCGGTGTATCGATCGGCCTGTCGTTCCTGCTGGCGCTGATCCTCGGTCCGCCGCTGGAGGCGTTTGGCGGCCTGGGCGGGCTGTTCGGCCTGAC
This window harbors:
- the ubiH gene encoding 2-octaprenyl-6-methoxyphenyl hydroxylase, which gives rise to MSPASPILIVGGGLVGASLAIALDAAGIPATLVEATAPRVADQPSYDERNLALARATVNGLDAIGVWEFARATPITHIHTSRAGDFGSVRMDAATEGVDALGWTLPARELGEALLRRLDTCRLLTRMAPARVERIEPVEGGWLATISGAEGSTQVRSPLIVGADGTQSGIRAQLGIATREYDYAQALFVSTMMPARDPQGRAFERFTDEGPVAVLPLAERRIGVVLTVSADRADEVAALDDNAFAAFAQERFGWRLGRLSRPGKRVPYPIRRVAAEVLTSDRAVLVGNAAQTVHPIGAQGFNLGLRDALTLAELVAAGGDPGDAALLAEYAKRRAPDREGTMAMSHGLVRLACLEQPLLGPLRSLAMLALDRVPPLRHALSRRGMGFRENAPFAVREKTP
- a CDS encoding dienelactone hydrolase family protein; amino-acid sequence: MRRSLLALSLLALGFVGGAHAAMVAKPVQWTDKGVTYKSFLVYDDAVKAKRPGLLMVPNWFGVNDMAVAKAKEIAGKDYVILLTDMYGGETRPKSTDEAGAAVKPLYGDRKIMRERVTRAFDELKAQEKNAPIDPAHLAAIGFCFGGSAVLDLARTGADVAAVVTFHGLLSDDSKLGSKLHASVLALNGADDANVPPEQRAGFETEMRAAKVDWASVDYGNAVHCFTEKEATDAAGNCRYDGKVAARAYTAMRAWLAEAFKK
- a CDS encoding UbiH/UbiF/VisC/COQ6 family ubiquinone biosynthesis hydroxylase, which produces MSEAWNGNESTRRRGGLLDIAVVGGGMVGAAAALALARSGFSVALVDAREPAAWSAANEVDLRVVGLAPSSLRLLDELGVWHRIREARASAYERMVVWDAENGATLHFDAADEGRDVLGYIVENNLVQAVLWQALEDAGVRRIVPAEVTGYSMREDRAQLELADGQLLSARLVVAADGAESPLRSMVGIGTQGRDYAQRGVVAHVATSRPHERTAWQRFLPGGPLAFLPLADGRSSIVWSLPEDEARRVLALDDDAFRDALGVASDYRLGPIERVTARAAFPLRLKLADRYEVGRLVLLGDAAHAVHPLAGQGVNLGLRDVAELRDTLVEAREAGRDFAATHVLRRYARRRRSADELDARSFDALARVYAWQAAPLVAARGVGVRVLDRLAPLKRRLMRHAAGG
- a CDS encoding cob(I)yrinic acid a,c-diamide adenosyltransferase translates to MGNRLSKIYTRTGDDGSTGLGDGSRTGKDSLRVTAYGTVDELNSALGVVIACEGTDDDVREVLVQVQHELFDLGGELCIPGMAMVQAKDIDRLEAVLDGFNADLPALKDFILPGGGMPAATCHVARTVCRRAERDVVALARVEEVRPEAQRYLNRLSDLLFVLARVLARRSGHGEVLWQHERRPRG
- a CDS encoding polyprenyl synthetase family protein; the protein is MPSIAESQTPIDFTAVRTLAADDMREVDALIRHRLSSDVVLINQIAEHIIAGGGKRLRPMLHVLAARAAGYQGAEHAKLAAIIEFIHTSTLLHDDVVDESDMRRGRKTANALWGNAASVLVGDFLYSRSFQLMVELDDMRIMRILANTTNTIAEGEVLQLLNIGNADVDEAAYLAVIERKTAVLFAAATELGGVLGALPDDQVAALRRYGMELGYAFQIADDLLDYVSDADTLGKNIGDDLAEGKPTLPLIYAMQTADPEQLKSLRHAIEHGGLDSLDRIVAAIRDSGALDRVHAKAVTHAVAARDALSALPPSAHRDALAALADYSVERRF
- the lptD gene encoding LPS assembly protein LptD, which encodes MTPRISILPKRRLLASAIAIVVSATAWQAQAQSTPSAGTTPTASPAPSPTAATEVETCKLGSFVCAPRPVSYLQCSPNAMLDFYDPTITKDTTLRDTAVTDTVSNINATQGVKVETPEPNLYHMTGGVRLQRADQVLQAEDVTYNADSTAYDAKGNVRYQEAGMLLRADRMTGTTTPNQGDADNVTYQLLQSRGNGVADHAKVTDPMHGRMRLATYSTCDVGKHQWEFRAKTVDLNKDTGVGVARSATMRFKGVPFMYLPYFTFPLDDRRKSGFLYPTFGSSSHSGTYLSIPYYFNLAPNYDATVTPRYYTERGPMLGAEFRYLLPKSNGTFYVEYLGNDKGTDTDFSQFGDRGNSKQRYLAQITNNTALGDGFTLSANINRASDNEYFRDFGNDLYTSAVGILTSSVYVSKGGKYWSAALGADDYQNVDPGLPNYVAPYRRWPRATFNLDVPVNSWLDFGADTEAVAFRKLDKAPGQIDGNRLDLAPYLAADFGGPAWFVRPRLEYRFTGYQLDNGNDKTAYPDRTPTRALPIASLDTGLVFDRATRMFGTDYTQTLEPRLYYLYVPYRNQNNLPAFDTNEMSFDFWQLFTTNRFAGADRQMDANNVTLALTSRLLDDNGVERVSAGIGQIRYLTDQKVQMPGVLPTDYNGSDYVAQFAIQLNDKWRLNSAYQWNPNDKARIYPNPDNGQYGLQGHDTDLATVQIQRRIKGDGVLNFSYRYRRNVMEQFDTSVVYPVSERWRALARWVFARRDIVPVTADGINFTSFAFSHRTLEATAGVEYDSCCVAFRILGRHYVQDYTRRTNNAIMFELEFKGLGSLNPQSGQYLRRAILGYQ
- a CDS encoding peptidylprolyl isomerase, whose protein sequence is MKQILVYSVLAAAVLAAVPVAHAQLMPQAQPAQAGAAMGNGSIDRIVAVVEDDVILQSELNEAMNAVVKQYAANPGQLPPQDVLARQVLDRLILMKLQVQRAGDQNIHVTDQDVDQAVANVAQQNKMTPDQLRGAVEQDGMGFAAFRSQLSDQLITQKLHESVVRDQVTVTDAEVNNLLASPTYKAGEVHLAHIQVSTPAEGGANDIAAAQAKAEEAIKAVKGGMDFNAAAIRYSDAPDALEGGDLGWRRLDEVPPAFADAVSSLKPGDTTPAMRGPTGFHILKLVETRQPGRQVVTEYHARQILIKPSEIVTPEQAEKKAGDIYARVTEKHEDFAKLAKDDSKDNTTANAGGDMGWFQKDAWGQAVATQIDGLKDNEVSKPFQTDAGWIVMQRLGTRQSDVTDESQRNQARQAIGNRKADEAYDNYLRELRSSSFVDIRVPELKDPDDKQASASK